From Anopheles funestus chromosome 3RL, idAnoFuneDA-416_04, whole genome shotgun sequence, a single genomic window includes:
- the LOC125771773 gene encoding protein argonaute-2 isoform X35: MGKKKPQNIVLGAIGQQAGPQQQPGPQQQHPEGSQQQQQQHPQGSQQQQRPQQHPEGSQQQKGPKQQPQGSQQQKGSKQHQQGSQQQPQGSQQQKGPQQHQQGSQQQKGPQQHQQGSQQQKGPQQHQQGSQQPAWPQQHPQGSQQQKGPKQHQQGSQQPAWHQQQKGPQQQQQAWSQQQPQGSQQQPEQFKRKDKDGQAPKKQPDPTGPTTSEVPRPGSAVHRDASVSSAKSSGSGDGSLRPIEENLQQMRIAKEKIRRTDLRPVLMRSGTQGTRGKKVTVEANFFRLLLDKLKGVAYHYDVAIEPDRPKKFLRGVFAQFCKNSYPGVLFAYDGQKSAYTTRKLSDMKGKVVYQPDDGGRAKEYTVQVKEAAQLDLAVLKTYMNSKDASFAKPMSAIQCLDVVLRCAYENNPNFVRFKRCVYMVPSNSIDIGKGHELWYGLFQSAVLGSRPYINLDVSHKAFPCASPLLKVISDFNRGNLDQLNRWVVDELQTFLKGMDVVYKNPSGITKRMRCNGLRDPANQQMFKMDDGTRLSVADYFARHLNYRLRYPNLPVVHVGSTVRSVYVPAELCDIPGGQALTKNHPEECTRDIIRYAATNTQTRKQKIVGLASQIQYNSCPTLLDFGIGVGKDFEQVPARIIDAPPIEYARNEKIAPRSGVWRAEGKNFLQPSTELSRKSLRWRILNLDGYTNEATVKKFGEMLQQQAIRCNVQMEPFDMGSTYVLVRNPANALRDIGTLLEGIKQANPAITIVILPSRGDAYAKVKQKAELASERIGLLTQCVKGMTVAKKSTDMSTLNNIMLKINAKTNGANHCISQAAVPPLGRGNVMYIGADVTHPLSDDVPSVVGVTALYDTIGFRYNCSVRLQGARDEMIRDLENIVHRQLQLYEQYNKVLPERIMYYRDGVSDGQFSEILTIELQALHAAIARVKPGYKPAVTFIVVQKRHHTRFFPHGNCPSDGKNCNVPPGTVVDSEITLPNRYEFYLVSHAAVQGVAKPTKYVVLYDDSSCNPDHLQALTYNLCHLFARCNRSVSYPAPTYYAHLAAYRGRVYIKDRRINMNNLDAAYRDIQIISSVTDTNPMFFV; the protein is encoded by the exons TACTTGGAGCCATTGGGCAGCAAGCAGGACCGCAACAGCAACCAGGACCTCAGCAGCAACATCCGGAAGgttcacagcagcagcagcagcagcatccgcAAGgttcacagcagcagcaaagacCTCAACAACACCCGGAAGGATcgcagcaacaaaaaggacCTAAGCAACAGCCGCAAGGTTCTCAGCAACAAAAAGGATCTAAGCAACACCAGCAAGGTTCGCAGCAACAACCACAGGGTTCTCAGCAACAAAAAGGACCTCAGCAACACCAGCAAG gttcgcaacaacaaaaaggacctcagcaacaccagcaag GTTcgcagcaacaaaaaggacctcagcaacaccagcaag gtTCACAGCAGCCAGCATGGCCTCAGCAACATCCGCAAGGTTcgcagcaacaaaaaggacCTAAGCAACACCAGCAAGGTTCACAACAGCCAGCATGgcatcagcaacaaaaaggacctcagcaacagcagcaagcaTGGTCTCAGCAACAACCGCAAGGTTCGCAGCAGCAACCTGAGCAGTTCAAGAGAAAAGACAAAGATGGCCAAGCGCCGAAAAAGCAACCAGATCCCACAGGGCCTACTACATCAGAAGTACCACGGCCTGGCAGTGCAGTACACCGTGACGCATCTGTTTCGTCTGCGAAATCCAGCGGCTCCGGCGATGGTTCCCTTCGGCCCATCGAAGAAAATCTGCAACAGATGCGCATCGCGAAGGAAAAGATTCGCCGAACAGACCTGCGACCGGTATTGATGCGCAGCGGAACTCAAGGTACTCGCGGCAAAAAGGTTACGGTAGAAGCCAACTTCTTCCGGCTTCTGCTCGACAAGCTGAAGGGTGTGGCGTACCACTATGATGTGGCAATTGAACCGGATCGGCCAAAGAAGTTTCTGCGCGGAGTATTTGCCCAGTTCTGCAAGAATAGCTATCCGGGTGTATTATTTGCGTACGATGGACAAAAGAGTGCCTACACGACGCGCAAGCTAAGCGACATGAAGGGCAAGGTGGTGTATCAACCAGACGATGGGGGCAGAGCAAAAGAGTACACCGTGCAGGTGAAGGAGGCGGCCCAGCTCGATCTGGCTGTGCTTAAAAC ATACATGAACTCGAAAGATGCCTCGTTCGCCAAACCGATGAGCGCCATTCAGTGTCTGGATGTGGTGTTGCGCTGCGCCTATGAGAACAATCCCAACTTTGTGCGG TTTAAAAGATGCGTGTACATGGTTCCAAGCAATAGCATCGACATCGGCAAAGGACACGAACTGTGGTACGGTTTGTTCCAGTCGGCCGTGCTCGGTTCGCGGCCCTACATCAATTTGGACGTTTCACACAAAGCGTTCCCGTGCGCGTCCCCTCTGCTGAAGGTGATCAGCGACTTCAACCGTGGTAACCTGGATCAACTAAACAGGTGGGTGGTGGACGAGCTGCAAACCTTCCTGAAGGGTATGGACGTGGTTTACAAAAACCCGTCGGGCATTACGAAACGAATGCGATGCAATGGTTTGCGCGACCCTGCCAACCAACAGATGTTCAAAATGGACGATGGGACGCGTCTGTCGGTGGCGGATTATTTCGCCAGACACCTAAACTATCGACTACGCTACCCAAATCTTCCCGTCGTGCATGTCGGTAGTACCGTGCGTTCGGTGTACGTACCGGCCGAACTCTGCGATATACCAGGCGGACAGGCCTTGACCAAAAATCATCCGGAGGAATGTACCCGTGATATAATTCGCTACGCCGCAACCAATACGCAGACACGAAAGCAAAAGATTGTTGGCCTAGCGTCACAGATTCAGTACAACTCATGTCCGACACTGTTGGACTTTGGCATCGGCGTCGGTAAGGATTTCGAGCAGGTGCCGGCGCGCATCATCGATGCCCCACCGATCGAGTATGCGAGGAACGAGAAGATTGCTCCCCGGTCTGGTGTCTGGCGGGCGGAGGGTAAGAACTTTCTTCAACCCAGCACGGAACTGAGCCGAAAGTCGCTGCGCTGGCGTATACTGAACCTGGATGGATACACAAATGAAGCCACGGTGAAGAAGTTCGGAGAAATGTTGCAGCAGCAGGCTATACGATGCAACGTACAGATGGAACCGTTCGACATGGGCAGTACATACGTGTTGGTGCGTAACCCTGCTAATGCTCTGCGCGATATCGGTACACTGCTAGAAGGCATCAAGCAAGCAAATCCTGCGATCACGATTGTAATATTACCAAGTCGTGGTGATGCGTACGCGAAGGTTAAACAGAAGGCAGAGCTAGCCAGTGAGCGTATCGGCTTGCTGACACAGTGTGTAAAGGGTATGACGGTCGCAAAGAAGAGTACCGACATGAGCACTCTCAACAACATCATGTTGAAG ATAAACGCCAAAACAAATGGCGCAAACCACTGCATTTCGCAAGCCGCGGTACCACCATTGGGACGCGGAAATGTCATGTACATCGGTGCGGACGTCACACATCCACTCAGTGACGATGTACCGAGTGTGGTTGGTGTGACAGCGCTGTACGATACGATCGGTTTCCGGTACAATTGCAGCGTTCGGCTGCAAGGTGCGCGGGATGAAATGATCCGAGATCTGGAGAACATTGTGCACCGACAGCTGCAGCTGTACGAACAGTACAACAAAGTACTGCCGGAACGCATCATGTACTATCGCGACGGTGTGTCGGATGGGCAGTTTTCCGAAATTCTCACAATCGAGCTGCAGGCACTGCACGCAGCTATAGCGCGCGTCAAACCCGGCTACAAACCTGCGGTTACCTTCATCGTCGTGCAGAAGCGCCATCATACGCGATTCTTCCCACACGGTAACTGCCCGTCAGATGGCAAAAACTGTAATGTACCACCTGGTACGGTCGTCGACAGCGAGATCACGTTGCCGAATCGTTACGAATTCTATCTCGTGAGCCATGCGGCCGTGCAGGGTGTTGCCAAACCGACCAAGTACGTCGTGCTCTATGATGATTCATCCTGTAATCCGGATCACCTGCAAGCATTGACTTACAATCTGTGTCATCTGTTTGCACGGTGCAACCGGTCGGTTTCCTATCCGGCACCGACCTATTATGCCCATCTGGCGGCATACCGTGGTCGAGTGTACATTAAAGA TCGGCGCATTAACATGAATAATTTGGATGCAGCTTACCGGGACATTCAAATTATTTCCAGCGTCACTGATACTAATCCCATGTTCTTCGTAtaa
- the LOC125771773 gene encoding protein argonaute-2 isoform X9 has product MGKKKPQNIVLGAIGQQAGPQQQPGPQQQHPEGSQQQQQQHPQGSQQQQRPQQHPEGSQQQKGPKQQPQGSQQQKGSKQHQQGSQQQPQGSQQQKGPQQHQQGSQQQKGPQQHQQGSQQQKGPKQHQQGSQQQKGPQQHQQGSQQQKGPQQQQQGSQQPAWPQQQKGPQQQQQGSQQPAWPQQHPQGSQQQKGPKQHQQGSQQPAWHQQQKGPQQQQQAWSQQQPQGSQQQPEQFKRKDKDGQAPKKQPDPTGPTTSEVPRPGSAVHRDASVSSAKSSGSGDGSLRPIEENLQQMRIAKEKIRRTDLRPVLMRSGTQGTRGKKVTVEANFFRLLLDKLKGVAYHYDVAIEPDRPKKFLRGVFAQFCKNSYPGVLFAYDGQKSAYTTRKLSDMKGKVVYQPDDGGRAKEYTVQVKEAAQLDLAVLKTYMNSKDASFAKPMSAIQCLDVVLRCAYENNPNFVRFKRCVYMVPSNSIDIGKGHELWYGLFQSAVLGSRPYINLDVSHKAFPCASPLLKVISDFNRGNLDQLNRWVVDELQTFLKGMDVVYKNPSGITKRMRCNGLRDPANQQMFKMDDGTRLSVADYFARHLNYRLRYPNLPVVHVGSTVRSVYVPAELCDIPGGQALTKNHPEECTRDIIRYAATNTQTRKQKIVGLASQIQYNSCPTLLDFGIGVGKDFEQVPARIIDAPPIEYARNEKIAPRSGVWRAEGKNFLQPSTELSRKSLRWRILNLDGYTNEATVKKFGEMLQQQAIRCNVQMEPFDMGSTYVLVRNPANALRDIGTLLEGIKQANPAITIVILPSRGDAYAKVKQKAELASERIGLLTQCVKGMTVAKKSTDMSTLNNIMLKINAKTNGANHCISQAAVPPLGRGNVMYIGADVTHPLSDDVPSVVGVTALYDTIGFRYNCSVRLQGARDEMIRDLENIVHRQLQLYEQYNKVLPERIMYYRDGVSDGQFSEILTIELQALHAAIARVKPGYKPAVTFIVVQKRHHTRFFPHGNCPSDGKNCNVPPGTVVDSEITLPNRYEFYLVSHAAVQGVAKPTKYVVLYDDSSCNPDHLQALTYNLCHLFARCNRSVSYPAPTYYAHLAAYRGRVYIKDRRINMNNLDAAYRDIQIISSVTDTNPMFFV; this is encoded by the exons TACTTGGAGCCATTGGGCAGCAAGCAGGACCGCAACAGCAACCAGGACCTCAGCAGCAACATCCGGAAGgttcacagcagcagcagcagcagcatccgcAAGgttcacagcagcagcaaagacCTCAACAACACCCGGAAGGATcgcagcaacaaaaaggacCTAAGCAACAGCCGCAAGGTTCTCAGCAACAAAAAGGATCTAAGCAACACCAGCAAGGTTCGCAGCAACAACCACAGGGTTCTCAGCAACAAAAAGGACCTCAGCAACACCAGCAAG GTTcgcagcaacaaaaaggacctcagcaacaccagcaaggttcgcagcaacaaaaaggacctaagcaacatcagcaaggttcgcaacaacaaaaaggaccTCAGCAACACCAGCAAGGTTCTCAGCAACAAAAAGGAcctcagcaacagcagcaaggtTCACAGCAGCCAGCATGGCCTCAGCAACAAAAAGGAcctcagcaacagcagcaaggtTCACAGCAGCCAGCATGGCCTCAGCAACATCCGCAAGGTTcgcagcaacaaaaaggacCTAAGCAACACCAGCAAGGTTCACAACAGCCAGCATGgcatcagcaacaaaaaggacctcagcaacagcagcaagcaTGGTCTCAGCAACAACCGCAAGGTTCGCAGCAGCAACCTGAGCAGTTCAAGAGAAAAGACAAAGATGGCCAAGCGCCGAAAAAGCAACCAGATCCCACAGGGCCTACTACATCAGAAGTACCACGGCCTGGCAGTGCAGTACACCGTGACGCATCTGTTTCGTCTGCGAAATCCAGCGGCTCCGGCGATGGTTCCCTTCGGCCCATCGAAGAAAATCTGCAACAGATGCGCATCGCGAAGGAAAAGATTCGCCGAACAGACCTGCGACCGGTATTGATGCGCAGCGGAACTCAAGGTACTCGCGGCAAAAAGGTTACGGTAGAAGCCAACTTCTTCCGGCTTCTGCTCGACAAGCTGAAGGGTGTGGCGTACCACTATGATGTGGCAATTGAACCGGATCGGCCAAAGAAGTTTCTGCGCGGAGTATTTGCCCAGTTCTGCAAGAATAGCTATCCGGGTGTATTATTTGCGTACGATGGACAAAAGAGTGCCTACACGACGCGCAAGCTAAGCGACATGAAGGGCAAGGTGGTGTATCAACCAGACGATGGGGGCAGAGCAAAAGAGTACACCGTGCAGGTGAAGGAGGCGGCCCAGCTCGATCTGGCTGTGCTTAAAAC ATACATGAACTCGAAAGATGCCTCGTTCGCCAAACCGATGAGCGCCATTCAGTGTCTGGATGTGGTGTTGCGCTGCGCCTATGAGAACAATCCCAACTTTGTGCGG TTTAAAAGATGCGTGTACATGGTTCCAAGCAATAGCATCGACATCGGCAAAGGACACGAACTGTGGTACGGTTTGTTCCAGTCGGCCGTGCTCGGTTCGCGGCCCTACATCAATTTGGACGTTTCACACAAAGCGTTCCCGTGCGCGTCCCCTCTGCTGAAGGTGATCAGCGACTTCAACCGTGGTAACCTGGATCAACTAAACAGGTGGGTGGTGGACGAGCTGCAAACCTTCCTGAAGGGTATGGACGTGGTTTACAAAAACCCGTCGGGCATTACGAAACGAATGCGATGCAATGGTTTGCGCGACCCTGCCAACCAACAGATGTTCAAAATGGACGATGGGACGCGTCTGTCGGTGGCGGATTATTTCGCCAGACACCTAAACTATCGACTACGCTACCCAAATCTTCCCGTCGTGCATGTCGGTAGTACCGTGCGTTCGGTGTACGTACCGGCCGAACTCTGCGATATACCAGGCGGACAGGCCTTGACCAAAAATCATCCGGAGGAATGTACCCGTGATATAATTCGCTACGCCGCAACCAATACGCAGACACGAAAGCAAAAGATTGTTGGCCTAGCGTCACAGATTCAGTACAACTCATGTCCGACACTGTTGGACTTTGGCATCGGCGTCGGTAAGGATTTCGAGCAGGTGCCGGCGCGCATCATCGATGCCCCACCGATCGAGTATGCGAGGAACGAGAAGATTGCTCCCCGGTCTGGTGTCTGGCGGGCGGAGGGTAAGAACTTTCTTCAACCCAGCACGGAACTGAGCCGAAAGTCGCTGCGCTGGCGTATACTGAACCTGGATGGATACACAAATGAAGCCACGGTGAAGAAGTTCGGAGAAATGTTGCAGCAGCAGGCTATACGATGCAACGTACAGATGGAACCGTTCGACATGGGCAGTACATACGTGTTGGTGCGTAACCCTGCTAATGCTCTGCGCGATATCGGTACACTGCTAGAAGGCATCAAGCAAGCAAATCCTGCGATCACGATTGTAATATTACCAAGTCGTGGTGATGCGTACGCGAAGGTTAAACAGAAGGCAGAGCTAGCCAGTGAGCGTATCGGCTTGCTGACACAGTGTGTAAAGGGTATGACGGTCGCAAAGAAGAGTACCGACATGAGCACTCTCAACAACATCATGTTGAAG ATAAACGCCAAAACAAATGGCGCAAACCACTGCATTTCGCAAGCCGCGGTACCACCATTGGGACGCGGAAATGTCATGTACATCGGTGCGGACGTCACACATCCACTCAGTGACGATGTACCGAGTGTGGTTGGTGTGACAGCGCTGTACGATACGATCGGTTTCCGGTACAATTGCAGCGTTCGGCTGCAAGGTGCGCGGGATGAAATGATCCGAGATCTGGAGAACATTGTGCACCGACAGCTGCAGCTGTACGAACAGTACAACAAAGTACTGCCGGAACGCATCATGTACTATCGCGACGGTGTGTCGGATGGGCAGTTTTCCGAAATTCTCACAATCGAGCTGCAGGCACTGCACGCAGCTATAGCGCGCGTCAAACCCGGCTACAAACCTGCGGTTACCTTCATCGTCGTGCAGAAGCGCCATCATACGCGATTCTTCCCACACGGTAACTGCCCGTCAGATGGCAAAAACTGTAATGTACCACCTGGTACGGTCGTCGACAGCGAGATCACGTTGCCGAATCGTTACGAATTCTATCTCGTGAGCCATGCGGCCGTGCAGGGTGTTGCCAAACCGACCAAGTACGTCGTGCTCTATGATGATTCATCCTGTAATCCGGATCACCTGCAAGCATTGACTTACAATCTGTGTCATCTGTTTGCACGGTGCAACCGGTCGGTTTCCTATCCGGCACCGACCTATTATGCCCATCTGGCGGCATACCGTGGTCGAGTGTACATTAAAGA TCGGCGCATTAACATGAATAATTTGGATGCAGCTTACCGGGACATTCAAATTATTTCCAGCGTCACTGATACTAATCCCATGTTCTTCGTAtaa
- the LOC125771773 gene encoding protein argonaute-2 isoform X23 — translation MGKKKPQNIVLGAIGQQAGPQQQPGPQQQHPEGSQQQQQQHPQGSQQQQRPQQHPEGSQQQKGPKQQPQGSQQQKGSKQHQQGSQQQPQGSQQQKGPQQHQQGSQQQKGPQQHQQGSQQQKGPQQHQQGSQQPAWPQQQKGPQQQQQGSQQPAWPQQHPQGSQQQKGPKQHQQGSQQPAWHQQQKGPQQQQQAWSQQQPQGSQQQPEQFKRKDKDGQAPKKQPDPTGPTTSEVPRPGSAVHRDASVSSAKSSGSGDGSLRPIEENLQQMRIAKEKIRRTDLRPVLMRSGTQGTRGKKVTVEANFFRLLLDKLKGVAYHYDVAIEPDRPKKFLRGVFAQFCKNSYPGVLFAYDGQKSAYTTRKLSDMKGKVVYQPDDGGRAKEYTVQVKEAAQLDLAVLKTYMNSKDASFAKPMSAIQCLDVVLRCAYENNPNFVRFKRCVYMVPSNSIDIGKGHELWYGLFQSAVLGSRPYINLDVSHKAFPCASPLLKVISDFNRGNLDQLNRWVVDELQTFLKGMDVVYKNPSGITKRMRCNGLRDPANQQMFKMDDGTRLSVADYFARHLNYRLRYPNLPVVHVGSTVRSVYVPAELCDIPGGQALTKNHPEECTRDIIRYAATNTQTRKQKIVGLASQIQYNSCPTLLDFGIGVGKDFEQVPARIIDAPPIEYARNEKIAPRSGVWRAEGKNFLQPSTELSRKSLRWRILNLDGYTNEATVKKFGEMLQQQAIRCNVQMEPFDMGSTYVLVRNPANALRDIGTLLEGIKQANPAITIVILPSRGDAYAKVKQKAELASERIGLLTQCVKGMTVAKKSTDMSTLNNIMLKINAKTNGANHCISQAAVPPLGRGNVMYIGADVTHPLSDDVPSVVGVTALYDTIGFRYNCSVRLQGARDEMIRDLENIVHRQLQLYEQYNKVLPERIMYYRDGVSDGQFSEILTIELQALHAAIARVKPGYKPAVTFIVVQKRHHTRFFPHGNCPSDGKNCNVPPGTVVDSEITLPNRYEFYLVSHAAVQGVAKPTKYVVLYDDSSCNPDHLQALTYNLCHLFARCNRSVSYPAPTYYAHLAAYRGRVYIKDRRINMNNLDAAYRDIQIISSVTDTNPMFFV, via the exons TACTTGGAGCCATTGGGCAGCAAGCAGGACCGCAACAGCAACCAGGACCTCAGCAGCAACATCCGGAAGgttcacagcagcagcagcagcagcatccgcAAGgttcacagcagcagcaaagacCTCAACAACACCCGGAAGGATcgcagcaacaaaaaggacCTAAGCAACAGCCGCAAGGTTCTCAGCAACAAAAAGGATCTAAGCAACACCAGCAAGGTTCGCAGCAACAACCACAGGGTTCTCAGCAACAAAAAGGACCTCAGCAACACCAGCAAG gttcgcaacaacaaaaaggacctcagcaacaccagcaag GTTcgcagcaacaaaaaggacctcagcaacaccagcaag gtTCACAGCAGCCAGCATGGCCTCAGCAACAAAAAGGAcctcagcaacagcagcaaggtTCACAGCAGCCAGCATGGCCTCAGCAACATCCGCAAGGTTcgcagcaacaaaaaggacCTAAGCAACACCAGCAAGGTTCACAACAGCCAGCATGgcatcagcaacaaaaaggacctcagcaacagcagcaagcaTGGTCTCAGCAACAACCGCAAGGTTCGCAGCAGCAACCTGAGCAGTTCAAGAGAAAAGACAAAGATGGCCAAGCGCCGAAAAAGCAACCAGATCCCACAGGGCCTACTACATCAGAAGTACCACGGCCTGGCAGTGCAGTACACCGTGACGCATCTGTTTCGTCTGCGAAATCCAGCGGCTCCGGCGATGGTTCCCTTCGGCCCATCGAAGAAAATCTGCAACAGATGCGCATCGCGAAGGAAAAGATTCGCCGAACAGACCTGCGACCGGTATTGATGCGCAGCGGAACTCAAGGTACTCGCGGCAAAAAGGTTACGGTAGAAGCCAACTTCTTCCGGCTTCTGCTCGACAAGCTGAAGGGTGTGGCGTACCACTATGATGTGGCAATTGAACCGGATCGGCCAAAGAAGTTTCTGCGCGGAGTATTTGCCCAGTTCTGCAAGAATAGCTATCCGGGTGTATTATTTGCGTACGATGGACAAAAGAGTGCCTACACGACGCGCAAGCTAAGCGACATGAAGGGCAAGGTGGTGTATCAACCAGACGATGGGGGCAGAGCAAAAGAGTACACCGTGCAGGTGAAGGAGGCGGCCCAGCTCGATCTGGCTGTGCTTAAAAC ATACATGAACTCGAAAGATGCCTCGTTCGCCAAACCGATGAGCGCCATTCAGTGTCTGGATGTGGTGTTGCGCTGCGCCTATGAGAACAATCCCAACTTTGTGCGG TTTAAAAGATGCGTGTACATGGTTCCAAGCAATAGCATCGACATCGGCAAAGGACACGAACTGTGGTACGGTTTGTTCCAGTCGGCCGTGCTCGGTTCGCGGCCCTACATCAATTTGGACGTTTCACACAAAGCGTTCCCGTGCGCGTCCCCTCTGCTGAAGGTGATCAGCGACTTCAACCGTGGTAACCTGGATCAACTAAACAGGTGGGTGGTGGACGAGCTGCAAACCTTCCTGAAGGGTATGGACGTGGTTTACAAAAACCCGTCGGGCATTACGAAACGAATGCGATGCAATGGTTTGCGCGACCCTGCCAACCAACAGATGTTCAAAATGGACGATGGGACGCGTCTGTCGGTGGCGGATTATTTCGCCAGACACCTAAACTATCGACTACGCTACCCAAATCTTCCCGTCGTGCATGTCGGTAGTACCGTGCGTTCGGTGTACGTACCGGCCGAACTCTGCGATATACCAGGCGGACAGGCCTTGACCAAAAATCATCCGGAGGAATGTACCCGTGATATAATTCGCTACGCCGCAACCAATACGCAGACACGAAAGCAAAAGATTGTTGGCCTAGCGTCACAGATTCAGTACAACTCATGTCCGACACTGTTGGACTTTGGCATCGGCGTCGGTAAGGATTTCGAGCAGGTGCCGGCGCGCATCATCGATGCCCCACCGATCGAGTATGCGAGGAACGAGAAGATTGCTCCCCGGTCTGGTGTCTGGCGGGCGGAGGGTAAGAACTTTCTTCAACCCAGCACGGAACTGAGCCGAAAGTCGCTGCGCTGGCGTATACTGAACCTGGATGGATACACAAATGAAGCCACGGTGAAGAAGTTCGGAGAAATGTTGCAGCAGCAGGCTATACGATGCAACGTACAGATGGAACCGTTCGACATGGGCAGTACATACGTGTTGGTGCGTAACCCTGCTAATGCTCTGCGCGATATCGGTACACTGCTAGAAGGCATCAAGCAAGCAAATCCTGCGATCACGATTGTAATATTACCAAGTCGTGGTGATGCGTACGCGAAGGTTAAACAGAAGGCAGAGCTAGCCAGTGAGCGTATCGGCTTGCTGACACAGTGTGTAAAGGGTATGACGGTCGCAAAGAAGAGTACCGACATGAGCACTCTCAACAACATCATGTTGAAG ATAAACGCCAAAACAAATGGCGCAAACCACTGCATTTCGCAAGCCGCGGTACCACCATTGGGACGCGGAAATGTCATGTACATCGGTGCGGACGTCACACATCCACTCAGTGACGATGTACCGAGTGTGGTTGGTGTGACAGCGCTGTACGATACGATCGGTTTCCGGTACAATTGCAGCGTTCGGCTGCAAGGTGCGCGGGATGAAATGATCCGAGATCTGGAGAACATTGTGCACCGACAGCTGCAGCTGTACGAACAGTACAACAAAGTACTGCCGGAACGCATCATGTACTATCGCGACGGTGTGTCGGATGGGCAGTTTTCCGAAATTCTCACAATCGAGCTGCAGGCACTGCACGCAGCTATAGCGCGCGTCAAACCCGGCTACAAACCTGCGGTTACCTTCATCGTCGTGCAGAAGCGCCATCATACGCGATTCTTCCCACACGGTAACTGCCCGTCAGATGGCAAAAACTGTAATGTACCACCTGGTACGGTCGTCGACAGCGAGATCACGTTGCCGAATCGTTACGAATTCTATCTCGTGAGCCATGCGGCCGTGCAGGGTGTTGCCAAACCGACCAAGTACGTCGTGCTCTATGATGATTCATCCTGTAATCCGGATCACCTGCAAGCATTGACTTACAATCTGTGTCATCTGTTTGCACGGTGCAACCGGTCGGTTTCCTATCCGGCACCGACCTATTATGCCCATCTGGCGGCATACCGTGGTCGAGTGTACATTAAAGA TCGGCGCATTAACATGAATAATTTGGATGCAGCTTACCGGGACATTCAAATTATTTCCAGCGTCACTGATACTAATCCCATGTTCTTCGTAtaa